The Spartobacteria bacterium DNA segment GCCAGTCAGATTGACGGAAAAACATCGCTTAATAACTGGAAAGACTGGAAGTGGCAGATCAAGCATTCCATCCGCGATGTTGCGACGTTCGAAAAATTGATGGATGTCGAGTTTACCCCTGAAGAACGAACGGCCTTGCTCGAAACGGTTGATAAATTCCCATTAAGCGTAACGCCTTATTATCTCTCGCTGATTGATCGAGAAGACTTCCGAAACGACCCGGTATTCAAACAATGTATACCAAACCCGAGTGAGCTGATTATCGGCGCACACGACATGGTTGATCCGTTGCACGAAGAAGCGGACAGTCCGGCCCCGGGCATTACCCATCGCTATCCCGACCGCGTACTGTTCCATATCAGCAACGTCTGTTCCATGTACTGCCGCCATTGCACCCGCAAGCGCAAGGTGGGCGATCAGGATTTCATTCCCGACCGTGAAGCCATCAAGGCCGGGCTCGACTACATCCGCAATACCCCGCAGGTGCGTGATGTCCTGCTCTCCGGCGGGGATCCGTTCATGCTTTCCGATGACTATCTTGACTGGATTCTGAGCGAAATCGAAACGATCGAGCATGTGGAAGTGGTGCGCATCGGCACGCGTATGCCCGTGGTAATGCCTTACCGCATCACAACTGATTTGGTGAACATGCTCAAAAAGCATCAGCCGCTCTGGATCAATACCCACTTCAACCATCCGCGTGAAATCACCACATCATCCCGTGAAGCGCTGCGTATGTTGGCCGACGGTGGTTTCCCGCTGGGTAATCAGTCGGTACTGCTGGCGGGGGTCAACGACTGTCCGCGCATCATGCGCACGCTGGTGCACAAGTTGGTGCAGAATCGCGTACGACCTTACTACATTTATCAGTGTGATCTGTCCGAAGGGCTTTCCCATTTTCGTACTCCTGTCGGTAAAGGCATCGAGATCATTGAGAGTCTGCGCGGTCATACAAGCGGATTTGCCGTGCCCACCTATGTGATAGACGCGCCTGGTGGCGGCGGAAAAATCCCCGTGGCACCCAATTATTTGATCTCATGGAGTCCCCATAAGGTGATCCTTCGTAATTACGAAGGAGTAATCACCAGCTATCAGGAACCAGAAAACTATCAATCCGTCTTCTGCGACCACAATTGTGAGGACTGCCAGCTGACCCTTCAGCTTGATGATGCGGATGAGTACCAGTCCATCGGAATTGAAAAGCTGCTCAGTTATGCTGACGATGCCATATCGCTTATTCCTGAAGATAACGAACGCCACCAGCGCCGCGAAGACGATACGGCAGAATGAAAATGCTGCCAGCTTACATCTTTACCGCATCCGCGCTGCTGATCACCGCCATTTTGGGCTGGCTGCCGTTTCGTCGGCTCCGCGCGCTGCAGATGTGCCACAAATAATCCCCGCTGGGAAGCCTCTATTATGCCGCCGATCGTGATGAGCCCCGCTCCTGGCGTCCGCAGAACGGGAGCCCAACCCGATAAAAATGGATCAATAGTATGAGTGATACACTTGAAAAAATGGGCCATTCGCAGATTCAGCACGGTCCGGATAATGACCGAATCTATTTGATGAAGTTCGATCCTGCCGATATGCCAGGCCTTGTCGATCAGCTTGATGCACTGGCCGCAGCAAAGGGATACACCAAGATCTTTGCCAAAGTGCCCGTGCCGCACGTGCCGGTCTTTATTCAGAATGGCTACCGGAAGGAAGGGATCATTCCCGCATTTTTTAATGGGAAAACCGATGCGGCCTTTCTTGGTAAATTCATCAATCCGGCCCGTGCCGTTTCGGCGCAGTGCGACGAAATAGAACAGATCATCACCTTGGCGCAATCCAAAAGAGGATGTGCCGGCAGGTCGCTTGACGCCTCCTGCACCTTGCGTGCGGCGGAGGAAGCCGACGCTCCGGAACTGGCCGAGGTCTATCGGAAGGTGTTTGCCACCTACCCGTTCCCTGTTTACGATCCGGCCTACCTTGTTGAGACCATGCGCAGTCATGTCTGCTATTTCGTAGCGGAAAAGGACGGAAAAATTGCGGCCGCCGCATCGGGCGAAATGGATAAGGAAAACCATAATGCGGAGATGACTGATTTTGCCACGCTGCCGGAGCATCTCGGCAATGGACTGGCCTTTCACCTGTTAAGGTTTATGGAGCCGGAAATGAAGCAGCGCGGCATTGTCACGGTCTACACTATTGCCAGGGCGGTTTCGCCGGGCATGAATATCACCTTCGCCAAATGTGGTTACGCCTTCGGCGGTACGCTGATTAACAACACACAGATTTCCGGTGCTATCGAAAGCATGAATCTGTGGTATCGCTCCACCAATCTCCCTTTTCGTGCACTATGAGCCTTTTTGCGGCTAAAAATTCCGATTTAATCATAACCAGATGATCGTGATTCAAATGGGACAAAAGAATGAACCGAAAAGATACTGCTTTCTATTTGTCCATACGGATTACACAGATTATTTCTATAAAGGAGATAGGTTCATTTATGAAGATCAATACCAACAGTCATTCGGCTGTTTACGCTCGCTCGTCCCAGTGGTGGTGAATAAATTCTTCGACTGCGGCGACCTTGAACATGGATTCGCCTGCGTACGTTGCGATCACTGCAAACGCGAGTTTTTGTTAACGTTCTCCTGCAAGGGCCGCTGGTTCTGTCCGTCCTGCCATCAGAAGAAGGTGCAGCTTTTCGGCGAACTGCTAACCGAAACGATCCTCTGTCCCGTGCCGCATCAGGTAATTGTTGATTATCGATTGACGATTTGGGAAGTTGCATTTTGAATCCAATTTTCAATATGATACCGAACCCGTGTGATGTACGCAAACGCCCGGGTGCCCGCGCTGCCTAAAAAGCGATTTCTTATCAATTCAAACGATCGTTTACCGATAGTGCCGGGAATATTGCTAAAAGGTCTTTACAGCGATGGGGTGAGTCGGTAAAAGTGGCGTTAATTTACAACATATTGGATTTTGTCAGAACTGTTTTAAAATGATGTACAACGAAGCTCTAAGCATTATTATCGTACTAGTACCCAGCCCGAAAGGGAGAGGGGTTGAATAGTTCTGCACATAAGGAATTTTGAAAACCCGCTCCCGAAAGGGAGCGGGTTTTTTTATAACAACAAAACGGGAAGAAGCGATGCGAAGTGATAAGGTAAAAGTTGGTCTGGAACGGGCGCCTCATCGGGCGTTATTGAAGGCATGCGGTGTAACTGATGCAGATATGGGCAAGCCGTTTATTGCGGTCTGCAATTCTTATGTCGATATTGTTCCGGGCCATACGCATTTGCAGGAATTCGGAAGACTGGTTAAACAGGCAATCCGTGATGCAGGCGGTGTTCCTTTTGAATTTAATACCATGGCGCTGTGTGACGGCATTGCTATGGGGCATAACGGCATGCGCTTTTCTCTGCCTTCACGGGAGCTGATTGCTGACACCGTGGAGAGCATGGTTTCCGGGCATATGTTTGACGGCATGGTTTGTATACCGAATTGCGACAAGATCATACCTGGCATGCTGATGGCTACGGTCCGTCTGGATATTCCCACGGTATTTGTCAGCGGCGGCGCCATGCAGGCCGGTTGTTCGAAATCAGGTAAAGTGATCGATTTGATCAGTGTTTTTGAAGCGGTAGGCGGTCGTAAACAGGGGACGACGACAGAAGAAGAACTGAAAGACATGGAAGACCATGCCTGTCCGACGTGTGGCAGCTGTTCGGGTATGTTTACCGCCAATTCGATGAATTGTCTGTGCGAAGCCATTGGTATTGCGCTTCCGGGCAATGGAACGCGGCTGGCTGTTTCTGAAGAACGCCGTGAGCTGGTACGGGCCGCCGGCAAACGGATTATCGAGCTGGTACAGGAGCAGGTGCTACCGTCGCAGATCATTACACGCGACGCGCTGAAAAATGCTTTTGCATTGGATATGGCCATGGGCGGTTCCACGAATACGGTTTTACATATTCTGGCACTGGCATATGAAGCCGGTATTGATTTCGGGCTGGATGACATTGCGGCGATTTCTGCCAGGACGCCGTACATTTGTAAAGTGAGCCCCGCAAACACCATTCATATTGAAGATGTGGATCGGGTGGGCGGTATTTCGGCCATTATGAGAGAAGTGGACAAACGCGGACTGATGATCCGCGACTGCAAGTCCGTTTCAGGTAAAACCATTGGCGAAATTGTGGACGCGGCCAGGGATGCTGACGGCGAAGTGATTCGCGGTCTGGATAATCCGTATTCAAATCGCGGCAGTCTGCGGATTTTGCGTGGTAATCTGGCTCCGGACGGTTCCGTGGTAAAAGCGGGAGCGGTAGATCCGAAGATGATGAAACACACGGGGCCTGCGGTGATTTTTGAAAGTCAGGAAGAGGCCTGCGAAGGAATTATGTCGGGCAGTATTAAAGAAGGCGATGTCATCGTGATTCGTTACGAAGGTCCTGCGGGCGGTCCGGGGATGCAGGAAATGCTGTCGCCGACGGCCATGATATCCGGCATGGGATTGGGCGATAAATGTGCGTTGATTACGGATGGTCGTTTCAGTGGCGGTACACGCGGAGCCTGCATTGGTCATATTTCGCCGGAAGCGGCGGCTCGCGGCCCCATTGCGGCATTAAAAGATGGTGATATGATTGACATTGATATTGATGAAGGCGTGCTGGCAGTTCAGCTGGACGCTGAGGAGATACAGAGGCGTTTGTCGGAGCTTCCCCCCTTCGAATCGAAGGTGGATAGTCGGTGGCTGCGGCGCTACGCCCGCATGGTACGCTCTGCCGATACCGGTGCCGTGCTGGAGTAGAAGAATAGAAGACCGTAGGCCTTGAGGCTGTAGACTGTAGGTAAGAGGGATGAGGGATGAGGGATGAAGGATGAAAGGTGAAGGCTGAACCAAGAACCAAGAACAACGAACACTCTCACCTACAGCCTGACAACCTGACCCCCTACAGCCTTAAAATGTATTAACGTAAGAAGAAGAAGGAGCTACCCATGACGAAAAGAATGTCAGGAGCAGAAATTTTAATCGATGCGCTGGTTCAGGAAGGAGTCGACGTGATGTTCGGCTATCCGGGCGGCGTGGTGATTCCTATATTTGATGTTTTGTATAAGAATGAAGATCGGATACGTTTTATTCTGTCGCGCCATGAACAGGGCGCGGCGCATATGGCGGACGGCTATGCCCGTTCGACGGGAAAAGTGGGCGTTTGTCTGGCTACATCGGGTCCGGGCGCTACGAATTTGACCACCGGTATTGCTACTGCCTATCTGGATTCAGTCCCAATGGTGGCGATTACCGGGCAGGTTCGCAGCAGTCTGATTGGATCGGATGCCTTTCAGGAAGCCGACATGGTGGGCATCACGCGGTCGATCACCAAGCATAATTACTTGGTGGACGATATCAGGTCGCTGCCTCGTATCATCAAAGAAGCCTTCTATATTGCTCGCACAGGGCGACCCGGGCCGGTGCTGATTGATTTGCCGGTGGATGTTTCCGCTGGTTTTCTGGATGATTATGTTTATCCGGACAGCGTGGATATGCGTGGATACAAACCCAATGTCCAAGGACATTCCAAGCAGATTCATAAAGTGGCGGAAGCTTTCGCAGAAGCGCAGAAGCCGGTGATCTATGCCGGGGGCGGGATCAAACTGTCTGGCGCATGGGATGAGCTGCTGGAGCTGGCCGAAAAAACCAATACGCCGGTGACGGCCACACTTCTGGCACTGGGTGTTTTCCCTCAGGATCACGAACTGTTCATTGGTATGCCCGGGATGCATGGCACACAGACGGCGAACTTTGCTTTGACGGAATGCGATTTGATTGTGTCCATCGGTGCCCGTTTTGACGATCGGGTGACAGGTGACGTGAACAAGTTTGCCCCTCAGGCCAAGATTGCGCACATCGACATTGATCCGGCTGCCATCAGCAAAATTATCAAGGTGGATATTCCGGTGGTGGGCGATGCGAAACAGACCTTGCAGGAACTGATCCCCATGGTTGCGGCACGAGAGAAAAACGGCTGGTGCCATCAGATCAGTGAATGGAAGAAATTATATAATGTTCCGTTCGAACAGGGAAGTGGTTCGGTGATCAAGCCACAGTATGTGGTGCAGCGTCTGAGTGATCTGTGTCCTTCGGATACCTTTGTTGCGACGGAGGTGGGTCAGAATCAGATGTGGGCCGCACAATATTATACATGGAGGTTTCCACGTCAGCTGATGACATCGGGCGGATTGGGCACCATGGGCTACGGATTGCCGGCGGCACTGGGTGTTCAGGCGGCTAATCCTGGGCGCACCGTGATTAATATTGCGGGAGACGGCAGTATTCAGATGAACAGTCAGGAATGGGCCACGGCGTTTGTCGAGAAATTACCGGTGAAGACGTTTATTCTGAATAACGAGTATCTGGGCATGGTGCGTCAGTGGCAGCAGCTGTTTTGGGAACGTCGGTATTCTTCGACGTGCCTGAAAGAAACGCCGGATTGCGGACGCACCTGCGAGAAAACAGGCAAGCCCTGTGATCGCATGTACGTGCCCGATTTTGTCAAACTGGCCGAAGCCTACAACTGTTTGGGACTGCGTTGTTCCGATCCGGCAAAGATCGACGAAACGATCAAGCAGGCCTTGGCGTATGACGGGCCGGTTGTGGTTGAATTTATCGTTGAGAAAGAAGCGAACGTGTATCCCATGGTCCCCGCAGGAAAACCCATCAATGAAATGCTGGAAGGAGACGCATAATGAAAAAACATATTTTTTCTGTGCTGGTTGAGAATCATTTCGGTGTACTGGCCCGGGTTGCCAATTTGTTTTCGGCACGCGGATACAATATCAGCAGTTTAACCGTCGGGGAAACGGAAGATCCGTCTATCTCCCGCATGACGATTGTGGCCGTTGGCGACGATTCGATTCTGGAGCAGATTGCTAAACAGCTGAACAAGCTGATTGACGTGATCAAGGTGCGCGATATTACCCATCGTCAGCATGTGGAAAGGGAATTGGTGCTGATGAAAATTAATGCGCCCAAGGCGACGCGTGCCGATATTATTCAGGCGGTGGATGTGTTTAAAGGCACCATTGTCAGTATGACGCGCGATGAGCTGGGCGTGGAATTAAGCGGCGATTCAGACAAGATGGATGCATTTATCGAGTACATTCGACCCTTCGGCATCAAAGAAATGGTGCGATCAGGCAAGATTGTGATGGCACGCTAACTATATAAGAGTAGAGTAGAAAAATTTAACCTACCAACTAAGGAGTAGAATACATGGAAATATATTACGAAAAAGATGCCGATCTGGACTTGCTGAAAGGCAAGAAGATTGCGGTCATCGGTTATGGTAGCCAGGGTCATGCCCAGGCTCAGAACCTGCGCGATTCGGGTTATGATGTAGTGATCGGTCAGCGCAAAGGCGGCAAGAATTATGATCTGGCCATTGAACATGGTTTCCAGCCGGTATCGGCCGCAGAAGCGGCTGCACAGGCTGATATCATCCAGATCCTGTTGCCGGATGAATTGCAGAAAAAAGTGTACTATGATGACATTGCCCCGTCATTGACCGCCGGCAAAGCACTGGTGTTCTCTCATGGTTTCAATATTCATTTTGGTCAGATTGAACCGCCTGCGGACGTCGATGTCTACATGGTTGCTCCTAAAGGACCGGGTCACATGGTTCGTCGTACATTTACACTGGGCAGCGGCGTACCCTGTCTGATCAGTGTGTATCAGGATGCTACGGGCAAAGCCCGCGAAACAGCAATGGCACATGCCTGTGGTGTGGGCGGCGGTCGTTCGGGCATTATTGAAACCACATTCAAAGAAGAAACCGAAACCGATTTGTTCGGCGAACAGGTTGTGCTGTGCGGTGGTTTGAGCGAACTGATTCGTGCTGGTTTCGATACTTTGACCGAAGCAGGTTATGCTCCGGAAATGGCCTATTTCGAATGTCTGCATGAAGTTAAACTGATTACCGATCTGATCTACGAAGGTGGTATTGCCAACATGCGCGATTCTATCTCCGGTACCGCGGAATACGGTGATCTGACACGTGGCCGTCGCATCATTACGGACGATACTCGCAAAGAAATGAAAAAGTGCCTGAAAGAAATTCAGAACGGCACCTTTGCACGTGACTGGATCCTTGAAAATCAGGCCGGATTGCCTTTCTACAAGATGCAGAAAGAAATCGATAAGCGCCATCCGATTGAAGTCGTCGGTGCCAAACTGCGCTCCATGATGACCTGGCTGAAGAAGTAAGGGAGAAGGCTGCAGGCTTATAGGCTGTAGACTGTAGGTGATTTGGCTGTTGAACGTTGTTCACAGCCATTCACCCTTGGCCTTTCAGTTAACCAAAAGGGTTGTACTATGCGTGATCATACGAAACTTCGGGCCAGTTTTGAACTGGCTGATGAAGTGGCTGTTTTGCTGTACAGCATGACGCGCGTGTTTCCTAAAGAGGAAGTGTACGGTTTGACTTCGCAAATGCGTCGCGCCGCTGTATCGATTCCTTCAAATATTGTGGAGGGTTGTGCCAGAAGTTCAGAAGCCGATTATGTGCGCTTTCTTGGCTATGCATACGGATCGGCGAGGGAGTTGGGATACCAATGCAGCTTGGCTAAGCGGTTGGGATATTTTTTAGATGATGAACAGCATTTACTGAATAAATTGCAGGAAACAGAAAAAGTGCTCGGGGCACTGATTCGTTCTCTTAGATGATGATGCCGGGGATATGCTGGGCTAACTGTTTGGTCTTACCTACAGTCTACAGCCTAAAGCCTAATCCCCCAAGAATGAACCAAAGGTGAATAACATGGACAAAGTATATATATTCGACACGACACTGCGCGACGGCGAACAGGCCCTGCGCTCGAGCTTATCGGTTAAAGAAAAAATCGTCATAGCCCGTGCCCTGACGAATCTAAATGTCGATATTATCGAAGCGGGTTTTCCTGTGAGTTCACCGGGAGATTTTGAGAGCGTAAAAACCATCGCAGAGGTCATTGACGGCCCCGTGATTTGCGGATTGGCCCGCGCGGTTGAAAAGGACATTGATGCCTGCGCTCAGGCGCTGAAAAACTGTAAAAATCCGCGTATTCATACCTTTATCGGCACATCGGCCATTCATGCGACCAGTAAACTGCGCCGCACCGATGAGGAAATTCTGGACATGGCGGTTTCCATGGTCAAATATGCGCGCCGCTTTTGTGACGACGTTGAATTTTCCTGCGAAGATGCAGGACGCACCGATCCCGATGTATTGTGCCGGATTGTAGAATCCGCCATCAAAGCCGGTGCCCGTACCGTGAATATCCCTGATACAGTGGGTTATGTGGTGGGTACGCGTTTTGGAGAAATTATTGCGGATCTGTTTAACCGGGTTCCCAATATTGGTGATGCCATTATCTCGGTGCATTGTCACAACGATCTGGGTCAGGCGGTCAGTAATTCTGTTCAGGCCGTGATCAATGGCGCGCGTCAGGTGGAATGTACCGTGAACGGTATTGGCGAACGGGCTGGAAATGCCGCACTGGAAGAAATTGCCATGATTCTGCGTCTGCACAGTCCTTCGCTGAACGTGGACACCGGGATCAATACGAAGCGCATTTATGACACAAGCCGTTTGGTGAGTCGTATGTGCAATATGCCGATTCAGCCGAATAAGGCGATCGTCGGAGCCAATGCCTTTGTGCATTCCTCAGGTATTCATCAGGATGGAATGATTAAAAATAAACTGTGCTACGAAATCATGACGCCGGAATCCATTGGATTGAAGGCGAACGCGTTGAATCTGACTAGTCGCAGCGGTCGGGCCGCCGTGAAAAATCGTCTGGCCGATCTGGGATACACGGAAGAGGATTACAACATCGATAAGGTGTACGAAAATTTCCTGAAAGTGGCCGATAGAAAAGGCGTGGTATATGACGACGATTTGATTGCTTTGATAGAGATCGGGTCAGCCGAGGATACAACAAAGTACAAACTGACCTATCTGAATGCCACCGCCGGCAAAGATATTGTATCGACGGCCACCGTAAAAGTGGACGTGGAGGGCGAGGATGAACCTCGTACGGAAGCAGCCACAGGCGATGGACCTGTCGACGCGGCCTATAAAGCCATTGACCGCGTGACGGGCAGAACCGTGAAAGTGATTGAATACAGTCTGGCCGCAGCTACTGGCGGACGTGATGCGCTCGGCGATGTGAAAATTATTGGAGAAAAGGATGGCATCCGCTACTACGCCCATGGATCCAGCACGGACATTGTGGAAGCCTCGGCACTGGCCTATATTAATTTGCTCAACAAGCTGGAACGTATGGCCATCGTTGAACAGGCACGAATTAACAAAAATAAGTCGGAAGAATAGAGCGAAGTATTACGGAGATCACGATGACTGCTATGCTTGATAGAGTTGAAAAAGACGCATTATGCCTTCCCGAAGCGGAACGGGCATTTTTGGTGGATCGACTGATTAATTCGCTTGGAGAAAATGCGATGAATGATGTTGATGCGGCATGGCTGGTTGAAATTGAAAAGCGTTTTGATGAGTATAAGCGAGGCACACGCAAACCCGTACCTTCTAGGATGGTGTTTGAGGAAGCGGAGCAAATGACCAAATGATATTTTAATCGTGGCCGTGGGCCACGTCAGGCGGATGCCGGGGTACTGGCAGGGCCGACAAAAGGATAGCGAACAATAATAAGGAAATTATCATGGGAAAAACACTCGCACAGAAAATATTTGATTCTCATCGCGTAGATGAGCCGTTTCCAGGGGAAGAGGTGCTGCGCATCGACGTGGTGATGTGTCACGAAATCACGACACCGATCGCTATTCTTGATCTGGTTAAGAAGGGTAAAGACCGCATCTTTGACACCACGAAAATCAAGGCGGTTGTCGATCATGTCACTCCGTCCAAGGATTCTAAAACCGCGGCGCAGGCCAAAATTCTGCGCGACTGGGCACGTCGTCATGACGTGAAAGATTTCTTCGATGTGGGGCGTAACGGCGTCTGTCATGCCATTTTTCCTGAAAAAGGATTTATTCGTCCCGGTTATACCGTGATCATGGGCGATTCACATACCTGCACGCATGGGGCGTTCGGAGCCTTTGCCGCCGGTGTGGGAACCACCGATTTGGAAGTGGGCATTCTCAAAGGGGTCTGTGCATTTCGCGCACCGCGCACCATTCGGATAAATATCGATGGAACGCTGCCCAAAGGCGTGTATGCCAAGGATGTGATTTTGCATGTGATTCAGCAGATGACGGTCAACGGCGCGACCGATTGTGTGGTGGAGTTTGTTGGCCCCGTGGTCACCGCCATGAGCATGGAAAGTCGGATGACCATGTGCAATATGGCCGTGGAAATGGGTGCCACCAGCGGTATATGTATGCCGGATGAAACCACGCTGGATTACCTGTGGCCCTTTGTGGCGGAATCCTACAAAAACGATCGCGCCGCAGCACTGTCCGATTTTGAGACATGGCATTCCGATGCTGATGCGGACTTCTATAAACAGATCAACGTGGATGTGTCGGACATGGAACCGCTGATGACAGTGGGCTACAAACCCGATCAGGTCAAAACCATCGCCGAAATGGCGGGCAGCAAAGTCGATCAGGTTTATCTGGGTTCCTGCACCAACGGTCGTATCGAAGATTTGGCGGTGGCGGCGAAGATTCTGGAAGGCAAAACCGTTCATCCCATGGTACGTCTGATTGTATCGCCGGCTACGCCGAAGATCTATCAGGAAGCCGATGCGCTGGGTTATGTGAAAATATTTATGGATGCCGGTGCGTGTCTGACCAATCCGACGTGCGGTGCCTGTCTGGGTATGTCCAACGGCGTATTAGCCGATGGTGAAGTCTGCGCATCGACCACCAATCGCAATTTTGCCGGACGTATGGGCAAGGGCGGGATGGTGCATCTGATGAGTCCGGCCAGCGCGGCGGCAACAGCCATCGAAGGCTGTATCGCGGATCCTCGTAACTATCTGTAAGGCTAACAAAAAGGTGAATAGTAAGATGAAACGTACATTTGGTGGAAAAGTTCTTTTTTTGAACCGGGCAGATATCAATACCGATGAAATCATTCCGGCACGGTACCTTACAGAAATTGATAAGGAAGCATTGGGACCTCATTTGCTGGAAGATTTGAATCTGGAAGGCTTTGATGCGGCATCGGATACGATGAAACACGCACAGGTGGTTATCACGCGGGAAAACTTTGGCTGCGGCTCATCCCGTGAACATGCCGTCTGGGCCTTCGAGGTCAATGGATACAATGCGGTGATTGCGCCGAGTTATGCGCGCATTTTCCGCAAAAATATGTTCAACAGTGGATTGCTGGCCATTGAACTCACGGATGATCAGATCGACGGCTTGTTCAAATTCGCCGGACTGCATGATGTGACGATGGATATCGATCTTGCCGAGCAGGTGCTCGTCATGCACGCCGGTGATGTGGTCACCACCTATGCCTTCGAGCTGTCGCCCTTTGATAAAGCGGTGGTGGATGCCAGTGGCTGGGTGGAATACGCCGACAGTAATTATTGATTTGGATGTTCATCGAGAGCATCAGTTAAGACGGATGTTTGTTGGTGTTTTAAGTGGAAAATGAGTGTTCTAGAAAGTTCCAATGATTGGAACTTTTGGACGCGGCAGGTATGGAAAAGTTCCAATGATTGGAAGTTTTCAAAAATAAAGTTCCAATCATTGGAAGTTTTCAAAAAAAGGATTTAGAGGATGAAAAAGACCATAGCGGTGTTGGCAGGAGATGGAATCGGACCGGAAGTCATGGCAGAAGCACTGAAAGTGCTGGCTGCGGTGAGCCGGAAATTCGATGCGGAATTTGTATTTAATCAT contains these protein-coding regions:
- a CDS encoding 2-isopropylmalate synthase produces the protein MDKVYIFDTTLRDGEQALRSSLSVKEKIVIARALTNLNVDIIEAGFPVSSPGDFESVKTIAEVIDGPVICGLARAVEKDIDACAQALKNCKNPRIHTFIGTSAIHATSKLRRTDEEILDMAVSMVKYARRFCDDVEFSCEDAGRTDPDVLCRIVESAIKAGARTVNIPDTVGYVVGTRFGEIIADLFNRVPNIGDAIISVHCHNDLGQAVSNSVQAVINGARQVECTVNGIGERAGNAALEEIAMILRLHSPSLNVDTGINTKRIYDTSRLVSRMCNMPIQPNKAIVGANAFVHSSGIHQDGMIKNKLCYEIMTPESIGLKANALNLTSRSGRAAVKNRLADLGYTEEDYNIDKVYENFLKVADRKGVVYDDDLIALIEIGSAEDTTKYKLTYLNATAGKDIVSTATVKVDVEGEDEPRTEAATGDGPVDAAYKAIDRVTGRTVKVIEYSLAAATGGRDALGDVKIIGEKDGIRYYAHGSSTDIVEASALAYINLLNKLERMAIVEQARINKNKSEE
- a CDS encoding addiction module protein, whose product is MTAMLDRVEKDALCLPEAERAFLVDRLINSLGENAMNDVDAAWLVEIEKRFDEYKRGTRKPVPSRMVFEEAEQMTK
- a CDS encoding 3-isopropylmalate dehydratase large subunit; amino-acid sequence: MGKTLAQKIFDSHRVDEPFPGEEVLRIDVVMCHEITTPIAILDLVKKGKDRIFDTTKIKAVVDHVTPSKDSKTAAQAKILRDWARRHDVKDFFDVGRNGVCHAIFPEKGFIRPGYTVIMGDSHTCTHGAFGAFAAGVGTTDLEVGILKGVCAFRAPRTIRINIDGTLPKGVYAKDVILHVIQQMTVNGATDCVVEFVGPVVTAMSMESRMTMCNMAVEMGATSGICMPDETTLDYLWPFVAESYKNDRAAALSDFETWHSDADADFYKQINVDVSDMEPLMTVGYKPDQVKTIAEMAGSKVDQVYLGSCTNGRIEDLAVAAKILEGKTVHPMVRLIVSPATPKIYQEADALGYVKIFMDAGACLTNPTCGACLGMSNGVLADGEVCASTTNRNFAGRMGKGGMVHLMSPASAAATAIEGCIADPRNYL
- the leuD gene encoding 3-isopropylmalate dehydratase small subunit, whose product is MKRTFGGKVLFLNRADINTDEIIPARYLTEIDKEALGPHLLEDLNLEGFDAASDTMKHAQVVITRENFGCGSSREHAVWAFEVNGYNAVIAPSYARIFRKNMFNSGLLAIELTDDQIDGLFKFAGLHDVTMDIDLAEQVLVMHAGDVVTTYAFELSPFDKAVVDASGWVEYADSNY